The DNA region CCGCGGCCGGGCGGATTTTTTGTGCCCACGTCCCACGCTGCTGAAATCAGCCCCACCGTAGAAGCTTTTAGTCATCCGCAGATGACACCGATTCCGCAGATTGTTTCCATGGGTTGCACCGCGCACGAGCATCACTCCCCTCTTGGCAATCGCTCCAAAAACAACTCCGGCCCTCCAATTTCTTGCGCTTCGGGGTTCCCCTCCATGCATTCAGGTTCGTAGTGGATCACTGCATACCAAACAGGAACGGACACCTGTTCAAAATCCAAAGACTTCTTTTTTGATCGGTCTAAACAGAGTTTCAAAGTAGTATCCCTCTGTTTGACAACGGATCACCAACCCCGAGCTCGCCCCCCCATGTCTAACCAGCACGCCCCCAACCGCACCACGAGCCGAAAATGCGGCATCTCGTTATCACTGAGCTCAATCTGTCTGCTCACAGGGGCGGCAACCATTGCCTGGACTCAAGTCGCGCAGGCGATACCGATTTCCCCAGTGGTCAAACGGTCGGAGGTGGTGAAGTCCGGCGCCGGTCAGCTCAAGCTGCACCGCACCGACCGCCTCAAGGTCCGCGGCCATTTGCAGGCTGGAACCAACGCGATCGGTGAGAAGAATTTGTTCTGGGACCTCGCCCGCCGTGCCGCGGGAAACGACACCTTCGACGCCGATAGCGGATGGCTTGAGTCGTTCGTCGAACCGGGAGTCAGCTTCCGTTATGAGCTCGATTCAGGGTCATCCTGGTTTGGCAAAGTCTCCGCGGTGGCGTCCAATACATCTGGTACCGACGCATTCGACGCCGGCGACGAGGGAAGGATCACGCTCGAGGAAGCCTACATTGGTTACAAGGCGCAGTTGGCTGGAGATACCACTCTGCAGGGGTCGATCGGACCGCGCCCACTCAAGTTGGGCACAGGGATGCTGATTTTCAATGGGGGCGCCGATGGCTTCGAACGCGGAACCCTCAAGTTCGGTCCTCGTGATGCGTGGGAAATGAACGCCATGACACGGCTCGACCACGGCCCGTTCCAAGCCATCGCTTTCTACATCGATGCCAACGAACTGGCATCGAGTGACTCCTCCAACCGAATGGCCGGACTGGATCTGCGCTGGGATGGAGAACGCAAGACCTACGCCGGGTTGACTTATATCAACGTCGTGGAGTCGGAAGCACCGTACCCACAAGCGGCGCTGGGTGGATTCGGTCCACCCAATATCATTGCTGGCGGTCGTGAGGGTCTCCAGTCTGTGAACTTTTACGGCCGCAGCCGGCCATTTGAAGGCACATTGGACACCTTGGCTATCTGGTTGGACGCCGCCTACCAGTGGAACGACAGCCCGGACATGCAGGCCTGGGGCGGACGGATCGTGGGCGAATACACGTTCAACGACGCCCCGTGGAAGCCCAGCCTTGCCTACCATTACCAGGCATTCTCCGGAGACGACCCGAAGACCAGCAAGCTCGAGCGCTTTGACCCGCTGTACTACAACGGCTCACCAAGCGGGTGGGCAACAGGATCAAAGTCGGCGATGGTTTTCATCAACTCCAACGTCCAGTCCCATAACCTCACACTGCGCGTCAACCCATCGCCCAAGGACATCGTGACCCTGCGTTACGCCCATGTGCGCGCTCACGAACTGCTCAGCCCCGTTCAGTTCGGCCAGGCCACCAGGCTTCAGTTCTCCGACGGCATTTCCACCGTCGCCTCCGGCGTGGTCGACGCTCATTTGTCGGACGATTTCTTCATCGAATACACCCATATCGTAACCCCTAACCTCTTCCTGACAGGTGGGTTCAGCATTTCCATCCCCGGTGCCGGCATCAAAGAGGCCGCGGGCGGAAGCGCGCCGAACTGGACGGGAGCTTTCTTCAATGCCGTACTCAACTACTAAACTCGCTGCTATTTCCGCCGGGCTTTCGGCCCTTGTCGCCATGTCATCCCACGCCGGCCCAGAACAAGCGCCCGCGCTGGACGCAGACGCCTCCGATCCGGTGAAACTCGGGTGGATGGAGGGATTCCCGCCACCGCAGAACAAACTCATCGGCCAGCCCGATTCGAACTACTTCAGCTTTCCAAAGCTGCGCTGGACGGTTTGTCATTTCCGTGAGCTTCTGCCTACCAAACAAGTGAGCCGCGGACTGGGCGCACCGATTCCACTTCCGGTGGCCCCTGAGGACAAAGGAATCGACTACGTGACCTTCACGCCCATCGGCAGTGACACGAAGATGACGTGGAAGGACTCGCTGGCCGCCAATTACACCGACGGCATCCTCGTTCTCCACCAAGGCGAAATCGTCTACGAACGCTACTTCGGCGCACTGCGGGAAGACGGCAAACACGGCGCCATGTCGATGACCAAATCGATGACCGGTTTGCTCGCTGAAATCCTCGTGGCGGAAGGGACACTGGATGAAAACGCAAAGGTAGTCACCATCGTGCCGGAGTTGGAAGGCAGCGCGTTTGGCGACGCCACGGTGCGCCAGGTCATGGATATGACCACCGCCCTCCGCTACAGCGAAAACTACGCCGACCCGAACGCCGATATCTGGGTCTACAGCGCCGCCGCCAGCCCACTCCCAAAACCCGCCGACTACACCGGTCCGCGCGGATATTACGAGTACCTCCAAACCGTGCAGAAAGAAGGCACGCACGGTGAGGCATTCGGTTACAAAACCATCAACACCGACGCCCTCGGCTGGATCCTGGCCCGCACCACCAACAAGGACGTCGCCACCCTGCTCTCGGAGCGGCTGTGGCGGAAAATCGGCGCGGAACAAGATGGCTACATGACCGTCGATTCGACCGGCACACCATTCGCCGGAGGTGGGCTCAGCGCCGGCTTGCGCGACCTCGGCCGCATCGGTCAGCTCGTGCTCAATGGCGGCGAACTCAATGGTGAGGAAATCTTCCCCGTCGAAGCAGTGGAGAACATCCGCAGCGGAGGAGACAAGGCAGCCTTTGCCAAAGCGGGCTACAAGGCACTGGAAGGCGGAAGTTACCGCGGCATGTGGTGGATCTTCCACAACCCACACGGTGCCTTTGCCGCCCGCGGCGTGCATGGCCAGACCATCTACATCGACCCGACCGCCGAGATGGTGATCGTGCGCTTTGCCTCGCACCCGAAAGCCAAGAACGCGGCAATCGACCCAACCTCGCTGCCTGCCTTCCAGGCGCTGGCTGAATACCTGATGGCAAAAAACGCCACTCCGGAACAGCCGGAGGAGTAAGGTAGCAACGCAGCCCGAAAACGAATTCGAGAGCCCACCGTGCCCATCCGGCGCGGTGGGCTTTTTTGGTTGGTAAACCCAACCAGTGCGACAGCTTCGAATTTCAGTTTCGCATTGGCGCAATCACTGGTAGCTTGAGCCAACCACTCATCGCCATGCCAAAAGGACCCATCCCCGTTCGCACCAGCCTCGTCACCGAAGCCCTGCGTGTGATGAAACAACGCATCGCCGACAACGAGTGGCCAAGCCACTTGCCCGGCGAACGCTCTCTCGCCAATACCTTGCACGTCGGACGCGACACCATCCGCATGGTGCTGCAAGAGCTCGAAAACGATGGCTGGATCCTGCCCGCTCAGCCTGGCTGCCGCCGCATGATCGCCCCGGACGCCGCGCGCAAACAAAGCTCACCAGAAGCCCTGCGGGTCGGTGTGCTTTCACCCCAGCCACTGGAGCAACTGCAACAACCGATGCTACTGGAGCTAGACCACATCCGCGGCGCACTGGCTGCCAAAGATGGATCGATGGAATTTTTCTCTCCGCGCTGGCACGGTTTGGCGGATCCATCGGCACAACTGGAGACGCTCATTGCCGAGGCCCGCTGCAGTTCGTGGATCTTGCTGCGCTCGACCGAAGCAATCCAACGCTGGTTCCACGATCACAAGATTCGCTGCATCGTGCGAGGCTCCATCCACGCCGGCATTCAACTTCCGTTCCTCGATGTCGATTGGGAAGCCACTGCCCGCCATGCTGCCGGCCGATTGTGGCGACTCGGTCACCGCCGTGTTGCGTTGCTCGTGCCAACCGAGCCCTTGCTGGGCATTGCAGCGGCCAAACGAGGGATCCAGGGCTTTAACGAAGACGGATTCGAACCCATCGAGGTGGAAGAAGACGGAACCGCCGCAGGACTTTGCCGTGCCGCAGAGGCCGCATTGATCTCGCCTCGACCGCCATCCGCCTTCATCGCCACCCGCCCACGCCAAGTGGCGACGCTGCTCACCTGGCTCGGCAGTCACGGCATCCGGGTGCCAGGGAAAATCAGCATCATCTCGCTCGCCGACGAGCAGTTCCTCGATCACCTCGTCCCAGCGATCGACCGCTATCGCACGTCCCCCTCTTCCGTCGCCCGACGCGTGGTGCGCCGCGTTACCTCGCTTACCCACACCGGCAACGTGCAGAAGCACAAAGGATGGATCATCCCGAAACCCATCCCCGGCGGGTCCACCGGCCCCGCCAAGTGAGCCGCACAGCTGAGGGTGGTTCGTTTGGAGGAACCGCAGATGATCAGGATTTCCGCGGATTCCGTTTGAGCGTTACGACGAAGGTCCGCTGGTTCTTCGCCGGACTCAATGGACGGCATCACTCCGACGGTGGGGACACCGTCCCTCCAGCGCTGCGCATGCATGTGCGGCCCTCCGGACCGCCGGTTTCCCATCCGGCCGCCAAAACAAAGGAGCGCAGCAACCTCACTCCCCTCTTTCCCCCGCGGCTACCGAGCTGAGGGTGGTTCCTTTAGAGAAACCGCAGATGATCAGGATTTCCGCGGATTCCGTTTGAGCGTTACGACGAAGGTCTGCTGGCTCTTCGCCTGACTCGATGGACGGCATCGCACCGACGGTGGGGACACCGTCGCTCCAGCTGAGATGGGTCGGCGCTCCATCGCCTGTGGTGGCCGACTCTTATTTACCCGATGAGATCGTTTCGATTCTCTTTGGGATCTTCGGGTCTTTGCGTGAGCATCCCTTTCGAACCGCCAGTTTCCCATCCGGCCACCAAAACAAGGGAGCGCAGCGACCACTCCCCCCCAGGTCGGCCCCAGGCAATTTCACACGAGCGAGGGCCAAGCTCCCACACCCCAATCCCTCCCATCCTGCAATCTGCGGAAAAAAACGCGACCAGTGACACTCGCCTCCCCATTCCCCGACGCCGGAACTGAAAGCCCTCTGCGTCTTCGCCCCTCTACCCCCTCCTAACTCATTGATAATCAAAGTAGCTTACTGGTAACATTCTTCATTAACCACCACCACGTGGAGTGAACTTACAAAGGAGGATTCAATGAAAGAATGGACATGGTTCCAGTCGGGATTGGCCCTGGCCGCGAGCTTCCTACTCGCTGTGATCTT from Sulfuriroseicoccus oceanibius includes:
- a CDS encoding serine hydrolase domain-containing protein gives rise to the protein MSSHAGPEQAPALDADASDPVKLGWMEGFPPPQNKLIGQPDSNYFSFPKLRWTVCHFRELLPTKQVSRGLGAPIPLPVAPEDKGIDYVTFTPIGSDTKMTWKDSLAANYTDGILVLHQGEIVYERYFGALREDGKHGAMSMTKSMTGLLAEILVAEGTLDENAKVVTIVPELEGSAFGDATVRQVMDMTTALRYSENYADPNADIWVYSAAASPLPKPADYTGPRGYYEYLQTVQKEGTHGEAFGYKTINTDALGWILARTTNKDVATLLSERLWRKIGAEQDGYMTVDSTGTPFAGGGLSAGLRDLGRIGQLVLNGGELNGEEIFPVEAVENIRSGGDKAAFAKAGYKALEGGSYRGMWWIFHNPHGAFAARGVHGQTIYIDPTAEMVIVRFASHPKAKNAAIDPTSLPAFQALAEYLMAKNATPEQPEE
- a CDS encoding substrate-binding domain-containing protein; its protein translation is MPKGPIPVRTSLVTEALRVMKQRIADNEWPSHLPGERSLANTLHVGRDTIRMVLQELENDGWILPAQPGCRRMIAPDAARKQSSPEALRVGVLSPQPLEQLQQPMLLELDHIRGALAAKDGSMEFFSPRWHGLADPSAQLETLIAEARCSSWILLRSTEAIQRWFHDHKIRCIVRGSIHAGIQLPFLDVDWEATARHAAGRLWRLGHRRVALLVPTEPLLGIAAAKRGIQGFNEDGFEPIEVEEDGTAAGLCRAAEAALISPRPPSAFIATRPRQVATLLTWLGSHGIRVPGKISIISLADEQFLDHLVPAIDRYRTSPSSVARRVVRRVTSLTHTGNVQKHKGWIIPKPIPGGSTGPAK
- a CDS encoding alginate export family protein; its protein translation is MSNQHAPNRTTSRKCGISLSLSSICLLTGAATIAWTQVAQAIPISPVVKRSEVVKSGAGQLKLHRTDRLKVRGHLQAGTNAIGEKNLFWDLARRAAGNDTFDADSGWLESFVEPGVSFRYELDSGSSWFGKVSAVASNTSGTDAFDAGDEGRITLEEAYIGYKAQLAGDTTLQGSIGPRPLKLGTGMLIFNGGADGFERGTLKFGPRDAWEMNAMTRLDHGPFQAIAFYIDANELASSDSSNRMAGLDLRWDGERKTYAGLTYINVVESEAPYPQAALGGFGPPNIIAGGREGLQSVNFYGRSRPFEGTLDTLAIWLDAAYQWNDSPDMQAWGGRIVGEYTFNDAPWKPSLAYHYQAFSGDDPKTSKLERFDPLYYNGSPSGWATGSKSAMVFINSNVQSHNLTLRVNPSPKDIVTLRYAHVRAHELLSPVQFGQATRLQFSDGISTVASGVVDAHLSDDFFIEYTHIVTPNLFLTGGFSISIPGAGIKEAAGGSAPNWTGAFFNAVLNY